In Sphingomonas sp. R1, a single genomic region encodes these proteins:
- a CDS encoding alpha/beta hydrolase family protein, translating into MMGKTWIAAAICAAAIFSVFPESRAQQAPASPSVDAPELAALGSYGIGVADLEFIDKGRADPLQGADVPRVADRHISVKLWYPAAAKGGGTRYRTGLPGETGSDVPFEVPGLATPGAAMAKGRFPLVILAHGYSNTPEVLSWLGENLASKGYVVLAPAFRDPPITIRTPAARAGPLTSRPLDIAFVAAEAQRRAKAGEGLLAAADGARTALIGYSMGGYGVLTAAGAPLDPGLGGATRGVLAPFVAGGPKADTLKVADVKAVVAISPASNLYGTPLWAAPGVAAIRAPTLFIVGSQDHVVGYETGVRRLFDQEVHAPRYLLTFREAAHSIALIGAPPAMRESFWDFDWFEDAVWRKDRLMAVQAHFITAFLDRNVKGEAAKSSYLDGLVPNSNDGKWPNAPTGRYAGFSPGAPASTIWKGFQPSRVSGMNFEFRPGEP; encoded by the coding sequence ATGATGGGCAAGACCTGGATCGCGGCCGCAATCTGTGCAGCCGCGATTTTTTCCGTGTTTCCAGAAAGCCGTGCGCAGCAGGCGCCGGCCAGCCCTAGCGTCGATGCGCCCGAATTGGCGGCGCTGGGCAGCTATGGCATTGGCGTCGCCGATCTGGAGTTCATCGACAAGGGCCGCGCCGATCCGCTGCAGGGTGCCGACGTTCCGCGCGTGGCGGATCGGCATATCTCCGTGAAGCTCTGGTATCCGGCGGCGGCAAAGGGGGGCGGCACCCGGTACCGTACCGGCTTGCCGGGCGAGACGGGTAGCGACGTGCCTTTCGAGGTGCCGGGGCTCGCCACGCCCGGCGCGGCGATGGCGAAAGGGCGCTTTCCGTTGGTGATCCTCGCGCATGGCTACAGCAACACGCCCGAGGTGTTGTCCTGGCTGGGCGAGAATCTGGCGAGCAAGGGGTATGTCGTGCTGGCGCCCGCCTTTCGTGACCCGCCGATCACCATCCGCACACCGGCCGCGCGCGCAGGCCCGCTGACCAGCCGGCCCCTCGACATCGCCTTCGTCGCGGCCGAGGCACAGCGGCGGGCAAAGGCCGGCGAGGGCCTTTTGGCCGCAGCGGATGGCGCGCGTACCGCGCTGATCGGCTACTCAATGGGGGGCTACGGCGTGTTGACGGCGGCCGGGGCGCCGCTGGATCCCGGCCTGGGAGGCGCGACGCGCGGCGTGCTCGCACCCTTTGTGGCGGGCGGACCCAAGGCCGATACGCTCAAGGTCGCGGACGTGAAGGCGGTGGTGGCGATTTCGCCCGCGAGCAATCTGTATGGCACGCCGCTCTGGGCCGCACCGGGTGTCGCCGCCATTCGCGCGCCGACGCTGTTCATCGTCGGCAGCCAGGATCATGTCGTCGGCTACGAGACCGGCGTGCGCCGCCTGTTCGATCAGGAAGTGCATGCGCCGCGCTATCTCCTCACCTTTCGCGAGGCGGCGCACAGCATCGCGCTGATCGGGGCGCCGCCTGCGATGCGGGAAAGCTTCTGGGACTTCGACTGGTTCGAGGACGCAGTGTGGCGCAAGGACCGGCTGATGGCGGTGCAGGCGCATTTCATCACCGCGTTCCTGGATCGCAACGTCAAGGGCGAGGCGGCCAAGTCCAGCTATCTCGACGGGCTGGTGCCGAATTCCAACGACGGCAAGTGGCCGAACGCACCCACGGGCCGCTATGCCGGCTTCAGTCCGGGTGCCCCGGCCTCGACCATCTGGAAGGGGTTCCAGCCGAGCCGGGTCTCCGGGATGAACTTCGAGTTCAGGCCCGGCGAGCCCTGA
- a CDS encoding TIM-barrel domain-containing protein, with translation MRRATLSNPPFFAVAGEGQGRVTLESDTGAVAHLFVLEDDIVRLLLLANGTVTSPPSWAIAPGQSDIDEPGRDRLAVSGFTCPRYRLTSDAEQLVLETPRIRLTARLHGLQCRWEQRDGEAWVPMAEDRPTHAYDFGWWDGRTHHYVARRPGQRFYGLGDRTGDADRAGRSFRLTNLDPMGYDAETSDPQYKSIPYVLVADEAGRCHGAFYDSVADIAFDFGRELDNYHGYYRHMVADHGNLDLWMIAGPDPLAVTRRFTWLTGRPALMPRWSLGYSGSTMTYTDAPDAAVQMAGFLEKLAEHDIGCTSFHLSSGYTSIGAKRYVFHWNRDKFPDPKAFVASYAEAGVELVPNIKPALLRSHPHYDAVAAAGYFVADDDGAPIEAQFWDEVGSYIDFTNPAAAAWWRAQVTSALLDQGIRSTWNDNNEYEVWDARARFAGFGSPLAAAAMRPVQPLLMMRASRRAQIEARPHERPYVVTRAGMAGLHRYAQTWTGDNRTEWKTLRYNARMALGLALSGVSNSGHDVGGFAGPAPDAELLVRWVQAGVLMPRFSIHSWNDDRTVNEPWMYPQALPAVQALMRLRQRLVPFFYDLLLRYHADYAPMVLPTWAVFPQDQRCWEESDEHLLGPNLLAAPVMEQGASTRRLYLPAGADWTHVWSGETYAGGADVTVAASLDAPPPLFARTGSAMLVDLADGGWRPAPMRRGLWLFPPRAGTFACDAIEDAGDGVGSVTRWRVEGQVVAGTVTVRLTRDGAIPAEAGITLLLPPGNDHVLVIEGQDGAGVAFEQRNGLYIA, from the coding sequence ATGAGACGCGCCACGCTATCCAATCCGCCGTTTTTCGCCGTTGCCGGCGAGGGGCAGGGCCGCGTCACGCTGGAATCGGATACCGGTGCCGTCGCGCATCTGTTCGTGCTGGAGGACGATATCGTTCGCCTGTTGCTGCTCGCGAACGGCACCGTAACCAGCCCGCCGAGCTGGGCGATCGCGCCGGGCCAGTCCGACATTGACGAGCCTGGGCGTGACCGGCTGGCCGTGTCGGGCTTCACCTGCCCCCGATACCGACTGACCAGCGACGCCGAACAGCTGGTGCTGGAAACGCCCCGCATCCGTCTCACCGCGCGGCTGCATGGTCTGCAGTGCCGCTGGGAACAGCGGGACGGTGAGGCATGGGTGCCCATGGCCGAGGATCGCCCGACCCATGCCTATGATTTCGGCTGGTGGGACGGCAGGACCCATCACTATGTCGCGCGCCGGCCAGGGCAGCGCTTCTATGGCCTGGGGGACCGCACCGGCGATGCCGATCGCGCCGGCCGCAGCTTCCGCCTGACCAATCTCGATCCCATGGGGTATGACGCGGAGACCAGCGATCCGCAGTACAAGTCCATCCCCTATGTATTGGTCGCCGACGAGGCGGGCCGCTGCCACGGCGCCTTTTACGACAGTGTCGCTGACATCGCCTTCGATTTCGGGCGCGAGCTGGACAATTATCACGGGTACTACCGCCACATGGTCGCCGATCACGGCAATCTCGACCTGTGGATGATCGCGGGCCCGGATCCTCTGGCGGTGACCCGGCGCTTCACCTGGCTGACCGGTCGGCCGGCGCTGATGCCGCGCTGGTCGCTCGGCTATTCGGGATCGACCATGACCTATACCGATGCGCCCGATGCCGCGGTGCAGATGGCCGGGTTCCTGGAAAAGCTGGCCGAGCATGACATCGGCTGCACGTCCTTCCATCTTTCCTCGGGCTACACGTCGATCGGCGCCAAGCGCTACGTGTTCCACTGGAATCGCGACAAATTTCCCGATCCCAAGGCGTTCGTGGCGAGCTATGCCGAGGCAGGGGTAGAACTGGTACCCAATATCAAGCCGGCACTGTTGCGCAGCCATCCGCACTATGATGCGGTTGCCGCCGCCGGCTATTTCGTCGCGGACGACGATGGCGCGCCGATCGAGGCGCAGTTCTGGGACGAGGTCGGCAGCTATATCGACTTCACCAACCCCGCCGCGGCCGCCTGGTGGCGCGCGCAGGTGACGTCGGCGCTGCTCGACCAGGGCATCCGCTCGACCTGGAACGACAACAACGAATATGAGGTGTGGGACGCCCGCGCGCGCTTCGCCGGGTTCGGGTCGCCCCTGGCCGCCGCGGCGATGCGCCCGGTGCAGCCGCTCTTGATGATGCGCGCATCGCGCCGGGCCCAGATAGAGGCACGCCCGCACGAACGCCCCTATGTGGTGACCCGCGCCGGCATGGCGGGTCTGCATCGCTATGCGCAGACCTGGACCGGCGACAATCGCACCGAATGGAAGACGCTGCGCTACAATGCCCGCATGGCGCTGGGTCTGGCGCTCTCTGGCGTTTCGAACAGCGGGCATGACGTGGGCGGATTTGCCGGCCCCGCGCCGGATGCAGAATTGCTTGTGCGCTGGGTGCAGGCAGGCGTGCTGATGCCGCGTTTCAGCATCCATAGCTGGAACGACGATCGCACCGTCAACGAACCCTGGATGTATCCGCAGGCGCTTCCGGCGGTCCAGGCGCTGATGCGGTTGCGGCAGCGGCTGGTGCCGTTCTTCTATGACCTGCTGCTGCGCTATCATGCGGACTATGCGCCGATGGTGCTGCCGACCTGGGCGGTGTTCCCCCAGGACCAGCGATGCTGGGAGGAAAGCGACGAGCATCTGCTCGGGCCCAATCTGCTCGCGGCACCGGTGATGGAACAGGGCGCCAGCACACGTCGGCTCTACCTGCCGGCGGGCGCCGACTGGACCCATGTCTGGTCCGGCGAGACCTATGCGGGCGGTGCCGATGTGACGGTCGCGGCAAGCCTCGATGCGCCGCCGCCGCTGTTCGCGCGGACCGGTTCGGCGATGCTGGTCGACCTTGCCGATGGCGGCTGGCGTCCTGCGCCGATGCGCCGGGGGCTGTGGCTGTTCCCGCCACGGGCTGGGACCTTTGCCTGCGATGCGATCGAGGACGCCGGCGACGGGGTGGGAAGTGTCACCCGCTGGCGCGTGGAAGGGCAGGTGGTAGCCGGCACCGTCACCGTGCGCCTGACGCGGGACGGCGCGATTCCGGCCGAGGCGGGTATCACCCTGTTGTTACCGCCAGGTAACGATCATGTGTTGGTGATCGAGGGGCAGGATGGCGCAGGTGTGGCCTTTGAGCAACGAAATGGCCTGTACATAGCGTAA
- a CDS encoding DeoR/GlpR family DNA-binding transcription regulator gives MGDDLPDLVALRHQRILELARHAGSVTVEALATALEVTPQTIRRDLNQLASRAMLSRVHGGAVVTSGVDNLDREARRQVAAGAKAAIGVAAAALVPNGASLFINIGTTTEAIAAALVHHRHLLVVTNNLNVADILGGVPTIEVVVAGGRVRASDRAVVGALAMDFLRGFKLDFALIGASAIDAEGTLLDFDMDEVRVSQTIIEQARSVILATDQTKFGRPAPVRIAEIGVVDHLVTDRLLHPEIAAACATARVQVHQTSA, from the coding sequence ATGGGCGACGACCTGCCCGATCTGGTCGCCCTGCGGCACCAGCGTATCCTCGAGCTGGCGCGGCACGCCGGGAGCGTCACGGTGGAGGCGCTGGCGACGGCGCTGGAAGTGACGCCGCAGACCATCCGGCGCGATCTCAACCAACTGGCGAGCCGCGCGATGCTTTCGCGCGTGCACGGCGGGGCTGTGGTGACATCGGGTGTCGACAATCTCGACCGCGAGGCGCGGCGCCAGGTTGCAGCAGGGGCCAAGGCGGCGATCGGCGTCGCGGCGGCGGCGCTGGTCCCCAACGGCGCCAGCCTGTTCATCAATATCGGCACGACCACCGAGGCGATCGCCGCCGCACTGGTGCATCATCGGCATCTTCTCGTCGTCACCAACAATCTGAACGTCGCGGACATTCTGGGCGGCGTGCCGACGATCGAGGTGGTGGTTGCAGGCGGGCGGGTGCGCGCAAGCGACCGCGCCGTGGTGGGCGCGCTGGCGATGGATTTCCTGCGTGGCTTTAAGCTCGACTTCGCGCTGATCGGCGCCTCGGCGATCGATGCCGAGGGCACGCTGCTCGATTTCGACATGGACGAGGTGCGCGTGTCCCAGACGATCATCGAACAGGCGCGTTCGGTGATCCTGGCGACCGACCAGACCAAGTTCGGCCGGCCCGCGCCCGTCCGCATCGCCGAGATCGGCGTCGTTGATCATTTGGTCACCGATCGTCTCCTACATCCCGAGATCGCGGCGGCGTGCGCCACCGCGCGCGTCCAGGTACATCAAACCAGCGCTTGA
- a CDS encoding MFS transporter, whose protein sequence is MRRIAHLRWWIVGLICAGTIANYLARNSLGVLAPQLKTVLHMSTEQYSYVVGGFQLAYTVMQPVAGMVVDRIGLRAGFALFGAAWSVANMLHALVGGWIALVFFRSLLGIFESAAIPSGIKAIAEWFPARERSVAVGWFNAGTSLGSLLAVPVVAFVTLWADWRMAFVVTGAVGLFWSLGWWAFYRRPAEHPAITPQELALIAEGRPKPLDRRASAREILGTARFWIIAVPRFLAEPAWQTFSFWIPLYLASERGMDLKQIALFAWLPFLAADLGGVLGGYLSPFLVRRFRLKLIASRVTGVALAAVLMIAPSCIGLAASPYTAIALFCIGGFAHQMISVLINTLSADVFTAEEVGAANGFIGQAGWTGGLLFSLLIGQLADKIGYAPLFGMLSVFDILGALVLVAGLRHLRLPESAT, encoded by the coding sequence ATGCGCCGTATCGCCCATCTTCGTTGGTGGATCGTCGGGCTGATCTGCGCCGGCACCATTGCCAATTATCTCGCCCGCAATTCGCTGGGCGTGCTTGCGCCGCAGCTCAAGACCGTGCTGCACATGTCGACCGAGCAGTACAGCTATGTCGTCGGCGGTTTCCAGCTCGCCTATACCGTCATGCAGCCGGTGGCCGGCATGGTCGTTGATCGCATTGGCCTGCGTGCAGGGTTCGCGCTGTTCGGCGCGGCGTGGTCGGTCGCCAATATGCTGCACGCCCTGGTAGGCGGCTGGATCGCACTGGTGTTTTTCCGCAGCCTGCTCGGCATCTTCGAGTCCGCAGCGATTCCCTCCGGCATCAAGGCCATCGCCGAATGGTTTCCGGCACGGGAGCGCTCGGTCGCGGTGGGCTGGTTCAACGCCGGCACGTCGCTCGGATCGCTGCTGGCGGTGCCGGTGGTCGCCTTCGTGACCCTGTGGGCAGACTGGCGGATGGCCTTTGTCGTCACCGGTGCGGTGGGACTGTTCTGGTCGCTGGGCTGGTGGGCCTTTTACCGCCGCCCCGCCGAGCATCCCGCGATCACGCCGCAGGAACTGGCGCTGATCGCCGAGGGGCGACCCAAGCCGCTGGACCGCCGCGCCTCGGCGCGCGAGATCCTGGGCACGGCGCGCTTCTGGATCATCGCAGTGCCGCGGTTCCTCGCCGAGCCGGCCTGGCAGACCTTCAGCTTCTGGATTCCGCTCTACCTCGCCAGCGAGCGCGGGATGGATCTGAAGCAGATCGCGCTGTTTGCCTGGTTGCCCTTTCTTGCGGCGGATCTGGGCGGTGTGCTGGGGGGCTATCTTTCGCCGTTTCTCGTTCGGCGCTTCCGTCTCAAGCTGATCGCGTCGCGGGTGACGGGTGTGGCGCTGGCGGCGGTGCTGATGATCGCGCCGAGCTGTATCGGCCTTGCCGCCAGCCCCTATACGGCGATCGCACTGTTCTGCATCGGCGGATTTGCGCACCAGATGATCTCGGTGCTGATCAACACGCTGTCGGCGGACGTGTTCACGGCAGAGGAAGTGGGGGCCGCCAACGGCTTCATTGGCCAGGCCGGCTGGACCGGCGGCCTGCTCTTCTCGCTGCTGATCGGCCAGCTGGCCGACAAGATCGGCTATGCGCCGCTGTTCGGCATGCTTTCCGTCTTCGACATTCTTGGTGCGCTCGTGCTGGTCGCGGGGCTGCGCCACCTTCGCCTCCCGGAGTCCGCGACATGA
- a CDS encoding TonB-dependent receptor, translating to MAGTAQAQTSESPAAGTAAAGAAAAQSAAKTAQDDVEIIVTTTAQKRFENIQNVPLAVQVVTPAQLEAQGVRHFQDLGKVAPSLTVRPAEHPVNSNVSLRGVGTFAFGIGVESSVAVTVDGVPLAFQARAFTDLPDVAMIEVLRGPQSTLYGKAASAGLIKIMTTQPTSDFHVKANLLATDDSEYGGNFSVTGPINDKLGYVLSASYSNWDGNVKNLFNGKQVNGRETFNSRGKLKWKASPDLTFTLSGNYLNGNTTVGRPFIRMASTALLRGVAGQTSNVVLPGVVISEKNQTVSNNYESRTKYWGWGTMLRTDINIGKLNVLGLTSYDRFRLDDYLDHDDTSATVPQGSNIQVGAFKSRLFTQEIRVLSPGTDAFRYALGIYYANVGFQRPFLRGPSFSLANWYATSGSRQIAAFGQIDWEFVKNLTATVGGRAQNERVKYTFKDNIPNTSYAGHASDNATTYRLGLQYQATPDVMVFGSYATGYKGQTYDLTTGFNQNRAAAGPIRPETSKDKELGVRTQFFGRRMTFNVTYFDTNYTDLQAQSIETLADGTTNFRLTNVGGLNTKGLEFESAARVTRDLTISGAATYLDATYTSFPVAQCYPTQTAAQGCTGSPGRQNLTGTRAVQAPEWKASANIDFAPAITEKLNGVLQGSWQYQSSVYYVARDPQAFQPAFSLFNLSAGVRDHNRRWEAVVFVNNLFDKQYYPSLVNSAGNFGNQIATQVVLPRDFRRYAGIRFGVNY from the coding sequence ATGGCCGGAACTGCGCAGGCGCAGACTTCGGAAAGTCCCGCGGCCGGTACGGCCGCCGCAGGCGCCGCCGCTGCCCAGTCGGCCGCCAAGACGGCGCAGGACGATGTAGAGATCATCGTCACCACCACCGCCCAGAAGCGTTTCGAGAACATCCAGAACGTGCCGCTCGCGGTGCAGGTGGTGACGCCGGCGCAGCTTGAGGCGCAGGGCGTTCGTCACTTCCAGGATCTCGGCAAGGTCGCCCCGTCGCTGACCGTTCGCCCCGCCGAACACCCGGTCAACTCCAACGTCTCGCTGCGCGGCGTCGGCACGTTCGCCTTCGGCATCGGCGTGGAATCTTCGGTCGCGGTCACGGTCGATGGCGTGCCGCTGGCCTTCCAGGCGCGCGCGTTCACCGATCTGCCCGACGTGGCGATGATCGAGGTGCTGCGCGGGCCGCAGAGCACGCTGTACGGCAAGGCGGCTTCTGCCGGCCTCATCAAGATCATGACGACGCAGCCGACCAGCGACTTTCACGTCAAGGCCAACCTGCTGGCCACCGACGACAGCGAATATGGAGGCAATTTCAGCGTCACCGGCCCGATCAACGACAAGCTCGGCTACGTGTTGTCGGCGAGCTATTCGAACTGGGACGGCAACGTGAAGAACCTGTTCAATGGCAAGCAGGTCAACGGCCGCGAGACCTTCAACAGCCGCGGCAAGCTGAAGTGGAAGGCTTCGCCGGACCTGACCTTCACGCTTTCCGGCAACTATCTGAACGGCAACACCACGGTGGGCCGCCCGTTCATCCGCATGGCATCCACGGCGCTGCTGCGCGGTGTTGCGGGGCAGACCAGCAACGTCGTGCTGCCGGGCGTGGTGATCAGCGAGAAGAACCAGACGGTCAGCAACAACTACGAGTCCCGCACCAAATATTGGGGCTGGGGCACGATGCTGCGTACCGACATCAACATCGGCAAGCTGAACGTGCTGGGCCTGACCTCGTACGACAGGTTCCGCCTCGACGACTATCTCGATCATGACGACACCTCGGCCACCGTGCCGCAGGGCAGCAACATCCAGGTCGGCGCGTTCAAGTCGCGTTTGTTCACCCAGGAAATCCGCGTGCTGTCGCCGGGGACCGATGCGTTCCGCTACGCGCTGGGCATCTATTATGCCAATGTCGGGTTCCAGCGGCCGTTCCTGCGTGGCCCCTCCTTCTCGCTCGCCAACTGGTATGCGACCTCGGGCTCGCGCCAGATCGCGGCGTTCGGCCAGATCGACTGGGAGTTCGTCAAGAACCTGACCGCCACCGTCGGCGGCCGCGCGCAGAACGAGCGTGTGAAGTACACCTTCAAGGACAACATCCCGAACACCAGCTATGCCGGCCATGCCAGCGACAATGCGACCACCTACCGCCTCGGCCTGCAATATCAGGCCACGCCCGATGTGATGGTGTTCGGCAGCTATGCCACCGGCTACAAGGGCCAGACCTACGATCTGACGACCGGCTTCAACCAGAACCGCGCGGCCGCAGGGCCAATCCGCCCGGAAACGTCGAAGGACAAGGAACTCGGTGTCCGCACCCAGTTCTTCGGGCGCCGGATGACGTTCAACGTCACCTATTTCGATACCAACTATACCGACCTGCAGGCGCAGTCGATCGAGACGCTGGCAGACGGCACCACTAATTTCCGCCTCACCAATGTGGGCGGGCTCAACACCAAGGGCCTCGAATTCGAGAGCGCGGCCCGCGTCACTCGCGACCTGACGATCAGCGGTGCGGCGACCTATCTCGACGCCACCTACACTTCGTTCCCGGTTGCCCAATGCTATCCGACCCAGACGGCGGCGCAGGGCTGCACCGGCTCGCCCGGTCGCCAGAACCTCACGGGTACGCGCGCCGTGCAGGCGCCGGAGTGGAAGGCGTCCGCCAACATCGACTTCGCGCCGGCGATCACCGAAAAGCTCAACGGCGTGCTGCAGGGAAGCTGGCAGTATCAGTCGAGCGTCTATTATGTCGCTCGGGATCCGCAAGCCTTCCAGCCGGCGTTCAGCCTGTTCAACCTCAGCGCGGGCGTGCGCGACCACAATCGCCGCTGGGAAGCGGTGGTGTTCGTCAACAACCTGTTCGACAAGCAATATTACCCGTCGCTGGTCAACTCCGCGGGCAATTTCGGCAACCAGATCGCCACCCAGGTGGTGCTCCCGCGTGATTTCCGGCGCTATGCCGGCATCCGTTTCGGCGTGAATTACTGA
- a CDS encoding L-serine ammonia-lyase, producing the protein MATKGVGPNAGPISITDVFTIGIGPSSSHTVGPMRAARDFAAWVVADGRHVTKLCCELFGSLALTGRGHATDRAVVLGLAGERPEGVDPDAVEPMLASIAAERRILLGGAAFVGFDPKADIKFRKRQFLPGHPNGMKLRATLVDGAVLERTYYSVGGGAIRREGEEAAAGLSAGTNHPFASAREMLERCDELGLDIAGLMLANERGWRDDAATLAFVDGIHDAMNACMDRGMAQDGILPGGLEVPRRARKLHQKLMARGPRVEPASVLEWVSLWALAVNEENAAGGRVVTAPTNGAAGVIPAVLRYYECFVGNATQAGSRRLLLTAAAIGILYKRQASISAAEMGCQGEVGVACSMAAAGLAAALGGSNAQIENAAEIGMEHNLGLTCDPIGGLVQIPCIERNTMGAVKAINAAMLALHGDGTHKVSLDAVIETMRQTGLDMRSKYKETSLGGLAVNVVEC; encoded by the coding sequence GTGGCGACCAAAGGCGTCGGGCCGAATGCAGGGCCGATCAGCATCACCGACGTATTCACCATCGGCATCGGGCCGTCGAGTTCGCATACCGTGGGGCCGATGCGCGCCGCGCGCGACTTCGCCGCATGGGTGGTGGCGGACGGGCGGCACGTCACCAAGCTTTGCTGTGAGTTGTTCGGCTCGCTGGCGCTCACCGGCAGGGGCCATGCCACCGATCGCGCCGTGGTGCTGGGGCTGGCCGGCGAGCGGCCCGAGGGGGTCGATCCCGATGCGGTGGAGCCGATGCTCGCATCCATCGCTGCCGAGCGCCGTATCCTGCTGGGCGGCGCCGCCTTTGTCGGCTTTGATCCGAAGGCCGACATCAAGTTCCGCAAGCGCCAGTTCCTCCCCGGCCACCCCAACGGCATGAAGCTGCGCGCGACGCTGGTCGACGGCGCGGTATTGGAGCGAACCTATTATTCCGTCGGCGGCGGCGCGATCCGGCGCGAGGGCGAGGAAGCGGCGGCAGGTCTCTCCGCCGGCACCAACCATCCCTTCGCCAGCGCGCGCGAGATGCTGGAGCGCTGCGACGAACTCGGCCTCGACATCGCCGGGCTGATGCTCGCCAACGAACGCGGCTGGCGCGACGATGCAGCGACGCTGGCGTTCGTCGACGGCATCCATGATGCGATGAACGCCTGCATGGATCGCGGCATGGCGCAGGACGGCATCCTGCCCGGCGGTCTGGAGGTCCCCCGTCGCGCGCGGAAGCTGCATCAGAAGCTGATGGCGCGCGGGCCGCGGGTGGAGCCCGCCTCGGTACTCGAATGGGTCAGCCTGTGGGCGCTCGCGGTGAACGAGGAGAATGCCGCCGGCGGCCGCGTTGTCACGGCCCCGACGAACGGCGCGGCGGGGGTGATCCCGGCGGTGCTGCGCTATTATGAATGCTTCGTCGGCAACGCGACTCAGGCTGGCAGCCGCCGCCTGCTGCTCACCGCCGCTGCGATCGGCATTCTGTACAAGCGCCAGGCCTCTATCTCCGCGGCGGAGATGGGATGCCAGGGAGAAGTGGGCGTTGCCTGCTCGATGGCGGCGGCGGGGCTGGCAGCGGCGCTGGGCGGCAGCAACGCGCAGATCGAGAACGCCGCTGAGATCGGCATGGAGCATAATCTCGGGCTCACCTGCGATCCGATCGGCGGTCTGGTGCAGATCCCGTGCATCGAGCGCAACACGATGGGCGCGGTAAAGGCGATCAACGCCGCGATGCTCGCGCTCCACGGCGACGGCACGCACAAGGTGTCGCTCGACGCGGTGATCGAGACGATGCGCCAGACCGGCCTCGACATGCGCTCCAAGTACAAGGAGACGAGCCTCGGCGGCCTGGCGGTCAACGTGGTCGAGTGCTGA
- a CDS encoding glycerol-3-phosphate dehydrogenase, protein MRQTMTAAHSEERFDLLVVGGGINGAGIARDAAGRGLSVLLVEKEDLASHTSSASTKLIHGGLRYLEYGEFRLVREALIERERLWGMAPHIIWPLRFVLPQTQSPRPAWMVRLGLFLYDHLGGRKKLPGTDTINLQRTPFGNGLKTAKGRAFVYSDCWVEDSRLVVLNAMDAAERGADIRTRTTLVGARREGGEWRATISDEAGEHQIRASALVNAAGPWVSEVLGRTPDVIADRGLRLVKGSHLVVPKLYYGEHAFMLQNPDRRIVFTVPYEGDFTLIGTTDQVWEGAPGKAQISAEETRYLLDTAARYFANPPGEADVVWSYAGIRPLYDDKAGSASAVTRDYVLDLDGDEARAPMLSIFGGKITTYRKLAEHAMAELARFFPKAGVAWTAGATLPGGDLPGGDFDAYVTALQQARPGLPADLLQRLARAYGTRVDVLLGNAMTPFDLGTDLGGGLTLREVAYLRAHEWAVTAEDILYRRSKLGLHVPPGTQARLEAHLAEDRRTLAKSA, encoded by the coding sequence ATGAGGCAAACCATGACGGCCGCGCATTCCGAGGAGCGTTTCGATCTGCTGGTGGTGGGGGGCGGCATCAATGGTGCCGGCATCGCCCGCGATGCAGCAGGGCGTGGCCTGTCGGTGCTGCTGGTGGAGAAGGAAGATCTCGCCAGCCACACCTCCTCGGCCTCGACCAAGCTGATCCATGGCGGGCTGCGCTATCTGGAATATGGCGAGTTTCGCCTGGTGCGCGAGGCGCTGATCGAGCGCGAGCGGCTGTGGGGCATGGCGCCGCACATCATCTGGCCGCTGCGCTTCGTGCTCCCGCAAACTCAGTCGCCGCGTCCGGCGTGGATGGTGCGACTGGGGCTGTTTCTTTACGACCATCTCGGCGGTCGCAAGAAGCTGCCGGGCACCGACACGATCAATCTCCAGCGCACGCCTTTCGGCAACGGGCTCAAGACGGCCAAGGGCAGGGCGTTCGTCTATTCGGACTGCTGGGTGGAGGACAGCCGCCTCGTCGTGCTGAACGCGATGGATGCGGCCGAGCGCGGCGCGGACATCCGCACGCGCACCACGCTGGTCGGCGCACGTCGCGAGGGAGGCGAATGGCGCGCCACGATCTCGGATGAAGCAGGCGAGCACCAGATACGCGCGAGCGCGCTGGTCAATGCAGCCGGGCCCTGGGTTTCGGAGGTGCTGGGCCGCACCCCGGACGTGATCGCCGATCGCGGGCTGCGGCTGGTGAAGGGCAGCCATCTCGTCGTACCCAAGCTCTATTATGGCGAACACGCCTTCATGCTGCAAAATCCCGACCGTCGGATCGTCTTCACCGTTCCCTATGAAGGCGACTTCACCCTGATCGGAACCACCGACCAGGTGTGGGAAGGTGCCCCCGGCAAGGCCCAGATCAGCGCCGAGGAGACGCGCTATCTGCTCGATACTGCCGCGCGCTATTTCGCCAACCCGCCGGGCGAGGCAGACGTGGTTTGGAGCTATGCCGGCATCCGCCCGCTCTACGACGACAAGGCCGGTAGCGCCTCGGCGGTGACGCGGGACTATGTGCTCGATCTCGACGGCGACGAGGCGCGCGCCCCCATGCTGAGCATCTTCGGCGGCAAGATCACCACCTATCGCAAGCTTGCCGAGCATGCGATGGCCGAACTGGCACGCTTCTTCCCCAAGGCCGGGGTGGCCTGGACGGCAGGCGCCACGCTGCCGGGCGGCGATCTGCCCGGGGGCGATTTCGATGCGTATGTGACGGCGCTGCAGCAGGCGCGGCCAGGTCTGCCCGCCGATCTGCTGCAGCGCCTCGCGCGCGCCTACGGGACGCGGGTCGACGTTCTTCTCGGCAATGCGATGACCCCGTTCGACCTCGGCACCGATCTGGGCGGCGGACTGACCCTGCGCGAAGTGGCGTATCTGCGGGCGCACGAGTGGGCCGTGACGGCAGAGGACATCCTCTATCGCCGCAGCAAGCTGGGCCTGCACGTGCCGCCGGGCACGCAGGCTCGGCTGGAGGCGCATCTGGCCGAAGATCGCCGGACGTTGGCAAAATCGGCCTGA